One window of Oscillatoria salina IIICB1 genomic DNA carries:
- a CDS encoding ATP-binding protein, giving the protein MPNINQLLRAPGLERAMERNFLCVSVETSVAEAIALRNNLNTSPYLVTTLVVVEQKQVLGLLSERELLALLVSGKSLSTKVAEVMNSSLITLKLSDSPDILTALSLLNRYQLNCLPVVDDRQEIEGIITHQSINQAILACNSDRRPGFSPPLNPPSTESQERQKPRKSLPEAITTSDRHSPNIYNKLFGAISARLKATEELTHTQEQLQAFFNAVPGFVSWVGSDGRYLKVNQHFASTYNLTPEDFLGKKVGLIESSPELTHIMDQFLASSTSKITCEVTSKVKGEFHNYLVVAQKYQNGNAAVTVGIDITERKRTEEQLLTATCRLSALIENLQAGVVVLDEFERVVLINQTFCNLFAIPILPAALIGADFTDFAEKYQHCFAQPRQFKQRYQAILSARKIVTAEELQLANAKILERDYVPIAVEENYVGNLWMYRDITQRKQSEAELRNSLVKQQELAALRSRFVTMTSHEFRTPLSTILSSAELLEHYRYKWTEEKQLLHLHRIQNSVKQMRELLDDILIIGKAEAGKLEFNPVAIDLVSFCRELVEDLQLNAFNKQEIAFTYQGEKTLIFLDEKLLRQILTNLLSNAIKYSFNGSTVKFSVLQKQQEVIFQVQDLGIGIPSEDRLHLFEPFHRGSNVDDLPGTGLGLSIVKKCVDFCQGTIKIKSQVGQGTEFTVILPIGH; this is encoded by the coding sequence ATGCCAAATATCAATCAGCTTTTGCGTGCGCCTGGCTTAGAGAGAGCAATGGAAAGAAACTTTCTCTGTGTTAGTGTCGAAACCTCTGTGGCTGAGGCGATTGCACTGAGGAATAACTTAAATACTTCACCCTATCTAGTGACAACTCTAGTAGTGGTTGAACAAAAGCAAGTATTGGGATTATTGAGCGAAAGGGAACTTTTGGCTTTACTCGTTTCCGGAAAAAGCTTGTCAACAAAAGTAGCTGAGGTCATGAACTCTTCTCTCATTACCCTGAAACTGTCTGATTCTCCAGATATTTTGACGGCTTTATCTCTCTTAAATCGCTATCAGCTTAACTGTTTGCCAGTAGTAGACGATCGCCAAGAAATTGAGGGTATTATTACTCACCAAAGTATCAATCAAGCAATCCTCGCTTGTAATAGCGATCGCCGACCAGGATTCTCCCCCCCACTAAACCCGCCCTCAACTGAGAGTCAAGAAAGGCAAAAACCTCGAAAATCTTTACCAGAGGCAATTACAACTAGCGATCGCCACTCACCAAATATCTACAATAAGCTTTTTGGCGCGATTTCTGCTCGTCTCAAAGCTACAGAAGAGTTAACCCACACTCAAGAACAACTCCAAGCATTTTTTAATGCTGTACCGGGATTTGTCTCTTGGGTTGGTTCTGATGGTCGCTATCTGAAAGTTAATCAGCATTTTGCTTCTACCTATAACCTTACTCCCGAAGATTTTTTAGGCAAAAAAGTGGGTTTGATTGAATCTAGTCCGGAACTGACTCACATTATGGATCAATTTTTAGCTAGTTCTACCTCGAAAATTACTTGCGAAGTTACTAGCAAAGTTAAGGGCGAGTTTCACAATTATTTAGTTGTAGCTCAAAAGTACCAAAACGGTAACGCTGCGGTGACAGTCGGCATTGATATCACCGAACGTAAACGCACTGAAGAACAATTACTTACTGCTACTTGCCGTCTTTCTGCTTTGATTGAAAACTTACAAGCTGGTGTAGTTGTCCTTGACGAGTTTGAACGAGTTGTTCTCATTAATCAAACTTTCTGCAATCTTTTCGCAATCCCTATTTTACCTGCGGCTTTAATTGGCGCAGATTTTACCGATTTTGCTGAGAAATATCAACATTGTTTTGCTCAACCAAGACAATTTAAGCAACGCTATCAAGCAATATTATCAGCGCGGAAAATCGTCACGGCTGAAGAACTTCAACTAGCTAACGCTAAGATCCTCGAACGAGATTACGTGCCGATTGCTGTAGAGGAAAATTATGTTGGTAATTTGTGGATGTATCGCGATATTACTCAGCGTAAGCAATCAGAAGCAGAACTGCGGAATTCCTTAGTCAAGCAACAAGAACTCGCTGCACTAAGATCTCGTTTCGTCACGATGACTTCTCACGAATTTCGCACTCCTTTGAGTACCATTCTTTCTTCTGCCGAACTCCTGGAACACTATCGTTATAAATGGACTGAGGAAAAGCAATTGCTTCATTTGCATCGGATTCAAAACTCAGTCAAACAAATGAGAGAATTGTTAGATGATATTTTAATTATTGGCAAAGCCGAAGCCGGGAAACTAGAATTTAACCCAGTCGCCATAGATTTAGTCTCCTTCTGCCGCGAATTAGTAGAAGATTTACAATTAAATGCTTTCAACAAGCAAGAAATTGCTTTTACTTATCAAGGAGAAAAAACTCTAATTTTTCTGGATGAAAAATTATTGCGCCAAATCTTGACTAATCTTCTTTCCAATGCAATTAAATACTCTTTTAACGGTAGTACGGTTAAGTTTTCCGTTCTCCAGAAACAGCAGGAAGTAATATTCCAAGTTCAAGATCTGGGAATTGGCATTCCGAGCGAAGATCGATTACATTTATTTGAACCTTTTCATCGAGGTAGCAATGTTGACGATCTCCCAGGTACGGGGTTAGGATTATCAATTGTTAAAAAATGCGTTGATTTTTGTCAAGGTACAATTAAAATAAAAAGTCAAGTAGGTCAAGGCACAGAATTTACAGTTATTTTGCCAATCGGTCATTAG
- a CDS encoding EAL domain-containing response regulator: MTKVLIIEDEELVRENLLELLDAEGFDVITAENGLVGSRLAQEQIPDLILCDVMMPEMDGYAVLEWLRQNPETATIPFIFLTAKAAKSDFRQGMELGADDYLTKPFTRAELLGAINSRLKKKALIQAHHHHQISQLEEKLKYVLDHDRLTDLPNRLSLRENFTRIVGNISTTSRNNHLLIVMCLAVDRFSRINETLGHSSGDSLQKIAAQRLLDCVNSDDLVAYLSTNRFAILLTSDRYESKEFYASEFARQILDRFSKSCTINNQEVFVTASIGISFYPQNSIELESLLGQANLAMDYAASQGGNQFQFYTPAFNIQSSDRLVLETDLRYALAREELIVYYQPRLSLKTGEIVGAEALVRWLHPKRGLISPSKFIPIAEESGEIFPIGEWVWRTACRQVASWNLLRAEPCQIAVNLSARQFGQIDLPNHLEDILLETGLNPRYLELELTESILVQNPLLAKQKMEAIKSLGVQLAIDDFGTGYASLSYLQQFPFDILKIDRCFVHNLSDEAKNAAIAIAIVQMAHKLNFKVIAEGVETQAELDFLREHDCDEIQGYFLSHPLSAERFFQLFITEKSNNFYFD, from the coding sequence ATGACTAAAGTTTTGATTATCGAAGATGAGGAACTAGTAAGAGAAAACTTGCTCGAACTGCTCGATGCGGAAGGATTTGACGTAATTACGGCAGAAAATGGGCTCGTTGGTTCCCGATTAGCCCAAGAGCAAATTCCCGATCTAATTCTTTGCGATGTGATGATGCCGGAAATGGATGGTTATGCTGTGTTAGAGTGGCTACGTCAAAACCCAGAAACAGCAACTATACCTTTTATTTTTCTCACAGCAAAAGCTGCGAAAAGTGATTTTCGTCAGGGAATGGAACTGGGAGCAGATGATTATCTGACTAAACCTTTTACAAGAGCAGAATTACTAGGAGCAATTAATAGTCGTCTAAAAAAAAAGGCGCTAATTCAAGCACATCATCATCACCAAATTTCGCAATTAGAAGAAAAACTTAAATATGTTCTCGATCACGATCGTCTAACTGATTTACCAAATCGACTTTCTTTGCGAGAAAATTTTACCCGGATTGTCGGTAATATCTCTACTACTTCGCGCAATAATCATTTGTTAATAGTGATGTGTTTGGCTGTAGACCGATTTAGTCGCATTAATGAAACATTAGGTCATAGTTCCGGCGATTCGTTACAAAAAATTGCCGCACAACGTTTGCTTGATTGTGTTAATTCTGACGATTTAGTTGCTTATTTAAGTACCAATAGGTTTGCGATTCTGCTGACTAGCGATCGCTACGAGAGCAAGGAGTTTTATGCCAGTGAGTTCGCTCGCCAAATTCTCGACCGTTTCAGTAAATCTTGTACAATTAATAATCAAGAGGTTTTTGTTACTGCTAGTATTGGTATTTCTTTTTATCCGCAAAATAGTATCGAGCTAGAAAGTTTGTTGGGACAAGCTAATTTGGCGATGGATTATGCTGCTTCTCAAGGAGGCAATCAATTTCAATTTTATACCCCTGCTTTTAATATTCAAAGTAGCGATCGTTTAGTGTTAGAAACGGATCTTCGCTACGCTTTAGCAAGAGAAGAATTGATTGTTTATTATCAGCCGAGGCTGAGTTTGAAAACAGGTGAAATTGTTGGCGCTGAGGCATTAGTGCGCTGGTTACACCCGAAACGGGGTTTGATTTCTCCTAGTAAATTTATCCCGATTGCTGAAGAATCTGGGGAGATTTTTCCCATCGGAGAATGGGTTTGGCGTACTGCTTGTCGTCAAGTCGCTAGTTGGAATTTACTTAGAGCAGAACCTTGCCAAATAGCAGTTAATTTATCAGCACGTCAATTTGGACAAATAGATTTGCCAAATCACTTGGAAGATATTTTGCTTGAAACAGGGCTAAATCCGCGATATCTAGAGTTAGAATTAACTGAAAGTATTCTCGTGCAAAATCCTTTGCTTGCTAAACAAAAAATGGAAGCGATTAAATCCTTGGGAGTCCAGTTGGCTATCGATGATTTTGGTACTGGTTATGCTTCTTTAAGTTATTTACAACAGTTTCCTTTTGATATTTTGAAAATAGATCGCTGTTTTGTGCATAATCTTTCTGATGAAGCTAAAAATGCGGCAATTGCGATCGCGATCGTTCAAATGGCTCACAAGCTTAATTTTAAAGTGATTGCTGAAGGTGTCGAAACTCAAGCTGAGTTGGATTTTTTGCGCGAACATGATTGCGATGAAATTCAAGGATATTTTTTGAGTCACCCTTTATCAGCAGAGCGATTTTTTCAACTTTTCATTACTGAAAAAAGTAACAATTTTTACTTTGATTAA
- a CDS encoding DUF3616 domain-containing protein: MSDYFLLTRVLLRFEERADDVVGDISAAAFTPDGSLWIGSDEMIGVERLSPIETNIFAQHKRFAMADFIELFNNKDEIDIEGMDYADGYLWLTGSQSTKRKKAKGKKAEKDLKRLTQIKTDLNRYLLARIPVINGELVKSCALADDAEEKLTAACLEKRESSNILIEALKEDPHLGLIISTGLPSKDNGLDIEGLAVRGNKVFLGLRGPVLRGWAIILELEVEESEPGILTLKEIGESGQKYQKHFLELNGLGVRELCLHGEDMIVLAGPTMDLEGEMTVFRVKNLFERSGETISWQESGDIEVLFDLPFTIGSDHAEGLALYACLGKEDCLFVVYDSPNENRKAGEKEIYADVFRLKK; encoded by the coding sequence ATGTCTGACTACTTTTTACTGACTCGAGTTCTCCTTCGGTTTGAGGAAAGAGCAGATGATGTCGTCGGAGATATATCTGCGGCTGCTTTTACACCGGATGGTAGTTTATGGATCGGCTCTGATGAAATGATTGGAGTTGAACGTCTTTCTCCTATTGAAACAAATATTTTTGCCCAGCACAAGCGATTTGCCATGGCAGATTTTATCGAACTATTTAATAATAAAGATGAAATCGATATCGAAGGAATGGATTATGCTGATGGTTATCTGTGGTTGACTGGTTCTCAAAGTACCAAACGCAAAAAAGCTAAAGGAAAGAAAGCAGAAAAAGACCTAAAACGATTAACACAAATTAAAACGGATTTAAATCGTTACTTATTGGCTCGAATTCCAGTTATCAATGGTGAATTAGTCAAGTCTTGCGCCTTAGCTGACGACGCTGAAGAAAAACTGACCGCAGCTTGTTTAGAAAAAAGAGAAAGTAGTAATATTTTGATTGAAGCGCTGAAAGAAGATCCCCACTTAGGTTTAATTATTTCCACAGGATTACCGAGCAAAGATAATGGCTTAGATATTGAAGGATTAGCGGTACGGGGAAATAAAGTTTTTCTGGGTTTGCGCGGTCCGGTTTTGCGCGGCTGGGCGATAATTTTAGAACTTGAAGTAGAAGAATCGGAACCGGGAATTTTAACTTTGAAAGAAATTGGTGAATCGGGACAAAAATACCAAAAACATTTTCTAGAATTGAATGGTTTAGGCGTGAGAGAATTATGTTTACATGGCGAAGATATGATTGTTTTAGCCGGACCAACAATGGATTTAGAAGGTGAAATGACAGTCTTTCGGGTAAAAAATCTCTTTGAGCGTTCTGGAGAGACAATTTCTTGGCAAGAATCAGGAGATATAGAAGTATTATTTGACTTACCGTTTACAATTGGTTCAGACCACGCCGAAGGATTAGCCTTGTATGCTTGTTTAGGAAAGGAAGATTGTTTATTTGTAGTTTACGATTCTCCTAACGAAAACAGAAAAGCAGGAGAAAAAGAAATTTATGCAGATGTTTTCCGCTTAAAGAAGTAA
- a CDS encoding Bax inhibitor-1 family protein has product MNPLPLATRREGSSQEDEQYLPAALSMYLTYINLFIFILRLLIALNGRD; this is encoded by the coding sequence GTGAATCCCCTCCCTTTAGCAACGCGGAGGGAGGGGAGTAGTCAAGAAGATGAGCAGTATTTGCCTGCTGCCCTGTCGATGTATTTGACTTATATCAATCTGTTCATCTTTATTTTGCGTCTGTTGATTGCTCTCAACGGTCGCGATTAA
- a CDS encoding Bax inhibitor-1/YccA family protein, producing MSNTSNFREAMNKAKGQSLIGPNVIANALPFLGGGLILTALGTYGGLGVMNSYPSLFMPTFIGALIAELVLFFIARGIAEEGNNSTALPLLALYSLLSGYTLSGIVFVALATPGVGIEGIGIAALGCGVTFIAARQIGSNLSEEDGIALAQTVRLGVIALLIVLVGQLALTFFGVYTPSWLEIAISGVGVFLFAGVAVVDFYILPRTYQKKWV from the coding sequence ATGAGCAACACAAGTAATTTCCGGGAAGCAATGAATAAAGCCAAGGGTCAATCTCTGATTGGTCCTAACGTCATTGCTAACGCCCTTCCCTTTCTCGGTGGTGGGCTGATTTTAACCGCCCTGGGAACTTATGGCGGTTTGGGAGTGATGAACTCCTACCCAAGTCTATTTATGCCGACATTTATCGGCGCGTTGATTGCTGAGTTAGTGCTGTTTTTCATCGCCCGTGGCATTGCTGAAGAAGGAAATAACAGCACTGCATTGCCTTTGTTGGCACTGTATAGCTTACTTTCTGGCTACACTCTTAGCGGCATTGTCTTTGTCGCCTTAGCAACTCCTGGTGTTGGTATTGAGGGAATTGGCATTGCTGCCCTTGGCTGCGGTGTAACTTTTATCGCCGCCAGACAAATTGGCTCAAATCTCTCGGAAGAGGATGGTATCGCGCTGGCGCAAACCGTCCGTCTGGGAGTTATCGCTTTGCTGATTGTTTTGGTTGGTCAGCTAGCTTTGACCTTCTTTGGTGTTTATACACCGAGTTGGCTAGAAATTGCGATTTCTGGGGTGGGTGTTTTTCTCTTTGCAGGTGTGGCTGTGGTAGATTTTTACATACTGCCACGTACTTACCAAAAAAAATGGGTTTAA
- a CDS encoding RNA polymerase sigma factor SigF, translating to MTTKSLSARTMELLIAYSRNPSVKLRNQLVELNTGLVRKVAHQVNHQCAEPYEDLEQVGFIGLIRAIERFNTRSGCAFSSFAMPYIRGEMLHYLRDKGSIMRIPRRWQELHTKGKNLRKELTIALGRMPKDTEIANGLGVSLQEWRECKLALQNRLLLSLDATVGSLPDSTATLEDTLVDPRYHLMQNWQEDRQQLHGAISQLEEKTQAAIEFVFLRDLPRKEAAKRIGISPMTVTRYLHRGIDQLSSLMEPQVA from the coding sequence ATGACTACTAAGTCTTTGTCTGCTCGCACAATGGAACTTTTGATTGCTTATTCTCGCAATCCTAGTGTTAAACTTCGCAATCAATTAGTAGAATTGAATACAGGTTTAGTGCGTAAAGTTGCCCACCAAGTTAACCATCAATGTGCTGAACCTTATGAAGATTTAGAGCAAGTGGGTTTTATTGGTTTGATTCGGGCAATCGAACGTTTCAACACTCGTTCTGGTTGTGCTTTTAGTTCTTTTGCGATGCCTTATATTCGCGGCGAAATGTTACATTATTTACGTGATAAGGGCAGTATAATGAGAATTCCTCGTCGCTGGCAAGAACTTCATACTAAAGGGAAAAATTTGCGTAAGGAGTTGACGATCGCTCTTGGTAGAATGCCCAAAGATACGGAAATTGCTAATGGTTTAGGCGTTTCTCTCCAAGAATGGCGCGAATGCAAGCTAGCTTTACAAAATCGCTTGCTCTTAAGTTTAGATGCTACGGTTGGTTCTTTACCTGATTCTACAGCGACTTTAGAAGATACTTTGGTCGATCCTCGCTATCACTTAATGCAAAATTGGCAAGAAGATCGCCAACAATTACATGGTGCAATTTCTCAACTTGAAGAAAAAACTCAGGCGGCGATCGAGTTTGTGTTTCTACGCGATTTACCTCGCAAGGAAGCTGCGAAACGAATTGGTATTAGTCCGATGACGGTAACTCGTTATCTCCATCGTGGTATCGATCAGTTATCTTCTTTGATGGAACCTCAAGTTGCTTGA
- a CDS encoding energy-coupling factor ABC transporter ATP-binding protein, translating into MEKLTQPVNLERETEVAISIKKLSFAYPQQPEILQELSLEILPGEKVGLIGGNGAGKTTLFLLVCGILSPYTGEIILVEKPVVTGEFRPEIGLVFQNPSDQLFCPSVRDDVAFGPENMGLSPAEVEKRVEEALSTTGVLKLSDRVPHQLSGGEKCMVAIATVLAMRPQIILYDEPSANLDLGARRRLIEFLQQSSQTIVISSHDLELILEVCDRVVLLDRGKIIADGQPKEIMGDRDLMETHGLEKPHSLLPHPFFGD; encoded by the coding sequence ATGGAGAAACTGACGCAACCAGTTAATCTTGAACGAGAAACGGAAGTAGCAATTTCGATTAAGAAGTTATCCTTTGCTTATCCCCAACAACCAGAAATTCTCCAGGAATTGAGTTTAGAGATTTTACCAGGAGAAAAAGTAGGCTTGATTGGGGGAAATGGTGCGGGAAAAACTACGTTATTTTTATTAGTTTGCGGTATTTTATCTCCTTATACTGGCGAAATTATTTTAGTTGAAAAACCTGTAGTTACAGGGGAATTTCGTCCAGAAATCGGTTTAGTATTTCAAAATCCTAGCGATCAATTATTTTGTCCCAGTGTACGAGATGATGTTGCATTTGGTCCCGAAAATATGGGACTTTCCCCCGCAGAAGTAGAAAAGCGAGTTGAGGAAGCATTATCGACAACCGGAGTATTAAAATTAAGCGATCGCGTACCGCATCAACTTTCCGGTGGGGAAAAATGTATGGTAGCGATCGCCACAGTTTTAGCCATGCGTCCGCAGATAATCTTGTATGATGAGCCTTCCGCTAACCTAGATTTGGGTGCGAGACGGAGATTAATCGAGTTTTTGCAACAATCTTCCCAAACGATTGTCATCTCCTCCCACGACTTAGAACTAATTTTAGAAGTTTGCGATCGCGTCGTTCTCCTCGATCGAGGTAAAATTATTGCTGATGGTCAACCAAAAGAGATTATGGGCGATCGTGACTTAATGGAAACCCACGGTTTAGAAAAACCCCACTCTCTGCTACCACATCCTTTTTTTGGGGATTAG
- the cbiQ gene encoding cobalt ECF transporter T component CbiQ gives MKLALDKYAHLGSPIHRWEQRSKLVALLSLIFAFAFVQELIFLPGMVLVTATLFILSRLPLGFLLSRLRYPGWFIAAVVIFLPFVTGDTVIFQIGELAIKQEGCLQVLLIVTRFICILTVSLVLFGTATFLTSIKALRSLGLPSAIVDMTLLSYRYLEEFGNTLTTMQQAMRLRGFRSEIFSRRNLRILAGLTGSLLVRSYEQSQRVYQAMILRGYGNLDRERLNHNLAEIDRTSTIAFCLTLLVAVGLIVGEILW, from the coding sequence ATGAAATTGGCTCTTGACAAATACGCCCATTTAGGATCTCCAATTCATCGCTGGGAACAGCGTTCCAAACTGGTAGCATTGCTAAGTTTAATTTTTGCTTTTGCTTTTGTCCAAGAGTTAATTTTCTTACCAGGAATGGTTTTGGTAACGGCGACACTGTTTATTTTATCAAGACTACCATTGGGGTTTTTATTGAGTAGGTTACGCTATCCAGGTTGGTTTATTGCAGCAGTAGTAATATTTTTGCCTTTTGTGACCGGAGATACAGTAATTTTTCAAATTGGTGAATTAGCAATCAAACAAGAAGGTTGCTTGCAGGTTTTGTTGATTGTAACTCGGTTTATTTGTATTTTAACAGTAAGTTTAGTTTTGTTTGGGACAGCGACATTTTTAACAAGTATAAAAGCGCTGCGATCGCTAGGATTACCGAGTGCGATCGTTGATATGACATTGCTATCTTACCGTTATTTAGAAGAATTTGGCAATACTTTGACAACGATGCAACAAGCGATGCGTTTGCGGGGTTTTCGTAGCGAGATATTTTCTCGACGGAATTTGCGGATTTTAGCAGGTTTAACAGGTAGTCTTTTAGTACGCAGTTACGAACAATCCCAGCGAGTTTATCAAGCAATGATTCTACGCGGTTATGGTAACTTAGATCGAGAGCGTCTCAACCATAATTTGGCGGAAATAGATCGCACGAGTACGATCGCTTTTTGCTTAACTTTGTTAGTAGCTGTGGGCTTGATTGTCGGAGAAATTTTATGGTAA
- the cbiM gene encoding cobalt transporter CbiM — protein sequence MHIPDGFLPPSVSIIGYAVTGGATWYSLRQINKDKSPQEKIPKASLLTAAFFVASLIHIPLGFSSIHLVLNGLVGVLLGYYAFPAITIGLFFQAVMFQHGGLSTLGVNAAMMGIPALLAYHLFRLGKSQESRFNFRTKLFAFFAGAGALATSAAIFTVVTITTITPDLNAETEQKAIFVALGGYAIQAVIEGVFTVMLVSFLERVKPELLSNN from the coding sequence ATGCACATCCCTGACGGTTTTCTTCCTCCCAGTGTTTCGATTATTGGTTACGCCGTTACTGGCGGCGCAACCTGGTATTCTTTACGACAAATTAACAAAGACAAAAGTCCTCAAGAAAAGATTCCTAAAGCTTCTTTGCTAACTGCTGCTTTTTTTGTTGCTTCTTTAATTCATATTCCCCTAGGTTTTTCGAGCATTCACTTAGTTTTAAACGGACTTGTGGGCGTGCTTTTGGGTTATTATGCTTTTCCAGCGATTACAATTGGCTTATTTTTTCAAGCAGTAATGTTTCAACATGGGGGTTTATCTACTTTAGGGGTGAATGCTGCAATGATGGGCATTCCTGCGTTACTAGCTTATCATCTTTTTCGATTAGGTAAAAGCCAGGAATCTCGTTTTAATTTTCGTACTAAACTTTTTGCTTTTTTCGCTGGTGCAGGGGCTTTGGCGACTTCGGCTGCTATTTTTACAGTTGTGACTATTACGACAATTACACCCGATCTTAATGCAGAAACGGAACAAAAAGCTATTTTCGTTGCTCTAGGAGGTTATGCAATTCAAGCAGTTATTGAAGGCGTTTTTACAGTAATGTTAGTTTCGTTTTTGGAGCGAGTTAAACCAGAACTTTTGTCAAATAACTAA
- a CDS encoding carboxypeptidase-like regulatory domain-containing protein has translation MQNYQLKYLIPLVCFSFLSWSTKALAHGASIEYRQTEALQIKAIYDGGEPMANAQVTVYAPDDPATPWLTGTTNDKGEFTFAPDQEKVGNWEVKVRQSGHGDITTIPVGESTQIQETEEQFSTANANYTPLQKAVMAVVGVWGFVGTALFFARKKAGN, from the coding sequence ATGCAAAATTATCAGCTAAAATATCTAATTCCTCTTGTGTGTTTTTCTTTCCTCAGTTGGTCAACCAAAGCCCTAGCCCACGGTGCTAGTATCGAATATCGTCAAACCGAAGCATTACAAATCAAAGCCATTTATGATGGCGGCGAACCAATGGCAAATGCTCAAGTAACAGTTTACGCCCCTGACGATCCCGCTACACCTTGGCTAACTGGAACTACTAACGACAAAGGCGAATTTACTTTTGCACCAGACCAAGAAAAAGTAGGCAATTGGGAAGTAAAAGTTCGTCAATCTGGTCATGGCGATATTACTACTATTCCCGTAGGCGAGTCAACTCAAATTCAGGAAACTGAGGAGCAATTTTCTACCGCAAATGCTAACTATACACCTCTCCAAAAAGCAGTAATGGCAGTTGTTGGTGTTTGGGGATTTGTCGGGACAGCGCTATTTTTTGCCAGAAAAAAAGCTGGAAATTAA
- a CDS encoding DUF4382 domain-containing protein has protein sequence MKNLLLVASLTFLAPIALVSCSGNETAEVETPTESETIASSGEKGNLVLVANGEDFVRQGFVTKDGWQINFDNVYVTLADVQAYQTEPPFDPDTAEEIKASESVVLISEPITIDLAEGDADAQPITVAEKEAPAGNYNALSWQVVPGETDVTAGKTIVLDGTATKDGETVDFVIGFNQPLTYQCGEFVGDDRKGILKGTETADVETTFHFDHIFGDADAPADDPLNQEAVGFQPMAALATNGTLEVDQETLQSELSSEDYQKLENAIASLGHVGEGHCK, from the coding sequence ATGAAAAATTTATTGCTAGTGGCGAGTTTAACTTTTTTAGCCCCGATCGCACTTGTGAGTTGTAGCGGTAACGAAACTGCGGAAGTAGAAACTCCTACTGAAAGTGAGACTATAGCAAGTTCTGGGGAAAAAGGCAACCTCGTCCTCGTCGCAAACGGTGAAGATTTTGTGCGTCAAGGATTTGTAACTAAAGACGGATGGCAAATCAACTTTGATAATGTCTATGTTACTCTTGCTGACGTTCAAGCTTATCAAACTGAGCCGCCTTTCGATCCCGATACTGCTGAAGAAATTAAAGCCTCCGAAAGTGTAGTTCTCATCAGCGAACCAATTACTATTGATTTAGCTGAAGGTGATGCAGATGCTCAACCAATTACAGTAGCAGAAAAAGAAGCCCCGGCAGGCAATTATAATGCTTTATCGTGGCAAGTTGTACCAGGAGAGACAGATGTCACCGCAGGCAAAACAATTGTTCTCGATGGTACAGCAACGAAAGACGGCGAAACAGTAGACTTTGTAATTGGGTTTAACCAACCTTTAACTTACCAATGTGGCGAATTTGTCGGTGACGATCGCAAAGGTATTCTTAAAGGTACAGAAACTGCGGATGTCGAGACAACTTTTCACTTTGACCATATTTTCGGCGATGCAGACGCTCCCGCAGACGATCCTCTCAACCAAGAAGCAGTCGGTTTTCAGCCAATGGCAGCTTTAGCGACAAATGGCACACTAGAAGTAGACCAAGAAACCTTACAATCGGAACTAAGCAGCGAAGACTATCAAAAGTTAGAAAACGCGATCGCTAGTTTAGGTCATGTAGGTGAAGGTCACTGCAAATAA
- a CDS encoding ferritin-like domain-containing protein: MRELDREKTIELLNEIMQFELAGVVRYTHYSLMVTGPNRIPIVQFFQEQATESLTHAQQVGEILTGLEGHPTQTIAPIEETFKHELEAILTESLNHERKALDLYKELLDVVHDASIYLEEFARGMIGQEELHNIEIKKMLRDFASS, from the coding sequence ATGAGAGAGCTAGATCGCGAAAAAACGATTGAACTATTGAACGAGATTATGCAGTTCGAGTTAGCAGGTGTCGTGCGCTACACTCACTACTCGTTGATGGTGACGGGACCAAATCGTATTCCCATCGTCCAGTTTTTTCAAGAACAAGCGACGGAATCTTTAACCCACGCGCAACAGGTAGGCGAGATTCTGACTGGGTTAGAAGGACATCCTACCCAAACTATTGCTCCGATTGAAGAAACTTTCAAACATGAGTTAGAAGCGATTTTAACCGAAAGTCTCAACCACGAACGCAAAGCGCTGGATTTGTATAAAGAGTTACTTGATGTTGTCCATGATGCCAGTATTTACTTGGAAGAATTTGCTCGGGGGATGATCGGTCAGGAAGAATTGCATAACATCGAAATTAAGAAGATGTTGCGCGATTTTGCTTCGTCTTAG